The following are encoded together in the Triticum dicoccoides isolate Atlit2015 ecotype Zavitan chromosome 6B, WEW_v2.0, whole genome shotgun sequence genome:
- the LOC119320529 gene encoding F-box protein At5g07610-like, with translation MMAPEPAVLPDDALVEVLRRLAPHSLATSRLVCSAWRDTIDTRLRGHLLSRSVRGIFINFTRLRFSEFFSRPTTGPTICEGLDFLPCTGVKVMDHCNGLLLCSGLRHECDKALPHDYVVNPATRRWTRLPQCPCPHMAGFDQSAYLAFEPGVSLHYEVFLIPRVLCAGVSDDNALLGSEWPPASYAIHVFSSATQWWDMTTFVRKGEAPEIIGYMDSDWWYNRYHYHAFYWQGNLYIHCQHGYLMRMCLSDHTYRVIKLPGVSQYLPRGYPEHHLGKSLRGVYCVLLSHKRSPLLQIWHLNESCSRIEWVLNPDTTLKTFEHEYYAQQLGRQWILQDVNYNKLFFERNGNIHEIHIEAVEEKYDWNSNEDNILDIEYDVEEGYEDNVLHVQDGYEDNGLDFEEDVDEHNILEEGYYGNYYFLGFHPYREIVFLISSGRKTRALTYDWNSSKFQDLGNVGSAYYDPICGLSCGETHAAFLYTPCWIGEFPGNEIESLYKDQELSRKKLELEEESNLTCMDIYEMRKFHGRAKRTKDSAAKIRRRQH, from the exons ATGATGGCACCGGAGCCGGCCGTGCTGCCCGACGATGCCCTCGTGGAGGTCCTCCGGCGCCTCGCGCCGCACAGCCTAGCCACGTCTCGGCTGGTCTGTAGTGCGTGGCGTGACACCATCGACACCCGCCTGCGTGGCCACCTGCTCTCGCGCTCAGTGCGCGGGATCTTCATCAACTTCACCCGGCTTAGATTCTCAGAGTTCTTCTCCCGTCCCACGACGGGCCCGACGATCTGCGAAGGGCTCGACTTCTTGCCCTGCACGGGCGTCAAGGTCATGGACCACTGCAACGGGCTCTTGCTTTGCAGTGGTCTGAGGCATGAATGCGACAAGGCACTGCCGCACGATTATGTCGTCAACCCGGCCACACGTCGGTGGACACGTTTGCCCCAATGCCCTTGTCCACACATGGCGGGATTCGACCAGAGCGCCTACCTCGCGTTCGAGCCAGGCGTGTCGCTGCACTACGAGGTCTTTCTGATCCCGCGTGTGCTGTGTGCCGGTGTGTCTGACGACAATGCATTGCTTGGATCGGAGTGGCCTCCCGCATCATACGCCATCCATGTGTTCTCATCGGCGACTCAGTGGTGGGACATGACGACCTTCGTACGGAAAGGGGAGGCTCCAGAGATTATTGGCTACATGGATTCGGATTGGTGGTATAATCGATATCATTATCATGCCTTCTACTGGCAAGGCAATCTCTACATCCATTGCCAGCATGGCTATCTCATGAG AATGTGTTTGTCAGATCACACATACAGAGTAATTAAACTACCAGGTGTCAGTCAATATTTACCTAGAGGATATCCTGAGCACCATTTGGGTAAATCACTGAGAGGGGTGTATTGCGTATTATTATCTCATAAACGGAGTCCGCTACTTCAGATTTGGCATCTCAATGAATCGTGCAGCCGAATAGAATGGGTGCTAAACCCTGATACAACTCTTAAGACCTTTGAGCATGAGTACTATGCTCAACAATTGGGTAGACAATGGATCTTACAAGATGTTAACTACAATAAGTTGTTCTTTGAGCGTAATGGTAATATACATGAAATTCACATAGAGGCGGTGGAAGAGAAATATGACTGGAACTCTAATGAGGATAACATTCTTGACATTGAATACGATGTTGAAGAGGGATACGAGGATAACGTTCTTCACGTTCAAGATGGATATGAGGATAATGGTCTTGACTTCGAAGAAGATGTTGACGAGCATAACATTCTTGAAGAGGGATATTATGGAAATTATTATTTCCTCGGGTTTCATCCTTATAGAGAGATTGTCTTCTTAATTTCATCAGGGAGAAAAACTAGAGCACTGACCTATGATTGGAACAGCTCAAAATTTCAGGACTTGGGAAATGTGGGTTCAGCATATTACGACCCCATCTGTGGACTATCATGCGGAGAGACACATGCAGCTTTCCTGTATACGCCTTGTTGGATAGGCGAGTTTCCAGGAAACGAAATAGAATCGCTATATAAAGATCAAGAGCTATCTAGGAAAAAGTTGGAGTTGGAAGAGGAATCCAACCTTACATGCATGGACATATACGAGATGCGCAAGTTCCATGGGCGCGCCAAGAGGACCAAGGACTCTGCTGCCAAGATTCGGCGCAGACAGCACTAG
- the LOC119325226 gene encoding disease resistance protein RGA5-like, protein MDFATGAMSSLLPKLGELLLEEYKLQKGLKKGIKDLRDELLMMQAALVKVSNVPLEDLDPVVKIWANDVRELSFAIEDSLDSFMVRVVGLEPTKPHTFLGFIKETKSKVTKLKLRREIANDIKDIKIQVKEVKERYDRYKDVISDASVATKVDPRLLTLYNKVSNLVGIDEAIDELTKRLSRSDDEAQQNLKTVSVVGFGGLGKTTLVKATYDNLKNEFDCGGFVIVGRNPDKKKVLRDILHELDKHKNITESKMDERQLIDQLQEFLKNKRYLIVIDDIWDVSTWEMIKCALVDSNSGSRIITTTRIHQVAEKVGGVYNIKPLSDDNFKKLFHSRIFGDKGISLDDYSDELSDNFFRKCGGVPLAIITLSSLLVRKPRGVWCKVFESIGFGHEDNEVIQNTRKILSFSYYDLPFHLKTCLLHLSGYPEDCLILKNWVIWKWVAEGFIPMDQEVCAFDLGQSYYNDLINRSMIQSIKLNCIQGIDCCRVHDIVLDLIRTLSREVNFITTQDKVHHNTSCSARRLAIYGGTVENMDVGNVRSFNAINFVDIVLPPLLTFKVLRVLVLQNCHFLVGGCHLEHLGKLVQLRYLGLMETPFTELPSDIGHHLKFLQTLNIQDTDINELPSSVGDLTNLMCLRASEGTRMMGSIGKLTSLEELELHHVDKSPDFTTEFGKLTQLRVLEINFDEMGESAHRALVKSLCNLRRMQTLEIRVEQDEAVQADGWEEWAPPSELRELALHDLELPRRPSWMDSSCLPHVSFIWLEVGELEPQDVQILGRMSSLRFLCLSNPIADTLSYTLCSHEFQNLTYLQTDMEIVRGEGALLVLEELDCYASVGKDIGLAGNMPFLKEVTYTLDCSDDLCDEELEATEAALRHAAETHPNRPKLKISRSNEESDDSDDDDDSDDGSEEVFSSDEEEAGDTFGCLLASAILLAVERKYYWAKFIHPGKN, encoded by the exons ATGGATTTCGCTACCGGGGCGATGAGCTCTCTCCTCCCCAAGCTGGGGGAGCTGCTCCTGGAGGAGTACAAGTTGCAGAAGGGATTGAAGAAGGGGATCAAGGACCTCAGGGACGAGCTCTTGATGATGCAAGCTGCACTTGTGAAGGTGTCCAATGTGCCACTGGAAGATCTTGATCCCGTAGTCAAGATTTGGGCCAACGATGTGAGGGAGCTATCATTTGCCATCGAGGACAGCCTCGACTCATTCATGGTGCGTGTCGTGGGTCTTGAGCCAACCAAGCCACACACCTTCTTGGGGTTCATCAAGGAGACAAAGAGCAAGGTCACCAAGCTCAAGCTTCGGCGTGAGATAGCCAACGACATCAAAGACATCAAGATCCAAGTTAAAGAGGTGAAGGAGAGGTATGATAGATATAAAGATGTTATCAGCGATGCTAGTGTTGCAACAAAGGTTGATCCCCGCCTGTTAACTCTGTACAACAAAGTATCTAACCTTGTCGGCATTGACGAGGCTATCGATGAGCTAACAAAGAGGTTGTCCAGAAGCGATGATGAGGCCCAGCAAAATCTCAAGACTGTTTCTGTCGTTGGATTTGGAGGACTGGGCAAGACAACTCTTGTTAAGGCAACATATGACAATCTTAAGAATGAATTTGATTGTGGGGGGTTTGTTATAGTGGGTCGGAATCCTGACAAGAAGAAAGTCCTTAGGGACATCCTCCATGAACTTGACAAGCACAAGAACATCACTGAATCAAAAATGGATGAAAGACAACTCATCGACCAGCTGCAAGAATTCCTCAAGAACAAAAG GTACCTAATTGTTATAGATGACATTTGGGATGTATCAACATGGGAAATGATTAAGTGTGCATTGGTGGATAGTAACTCCGGAAGTAGAATAATCACAACTACTCGTATTCATCAAGTTGCCGAAAAGGTCGGTGGTGTTTACAACATAAAACCACTTTCCGATGATAACTTCAAAAAGCTATTCCATAGCAGAATATTTGGTGATAAAGGCATAAGTCTTGATGATTATTCGGATGAATTGTctgataatttcttcagaaaatgtGGTGGTGTGCCATTGGCCATCATTACATTATCTAGCTTGCTTGTTAGAAAACCAAGGGGTGTCTGGTGTAAGGTGTTTGAGTCTATTGGTTTTGGCCATGAAGACAACGAGGTTATTCAGAACACAAGAAAAATATTGTCTTTTAGCTATTATGATCTACCTTTCCATCTGAAGACTTGCTTGTTGCACTTAAGTGGATATCCAGAAGATTGTTTGATTCTAAAAAATTGGGTGATATGGAAGTGGGTTGCGGAAGGTTTTATACCTATGGATCAAGAGGTATGTGCATTTGATCTGGGTCAGAGCTATTATAATGATCTTATCAATAGAAGCATGATCCAGTCAATAAAGCTGAACTGTATACAAGGGATAGATTGTTGTCGTGTTCATGACATTGTGCTCGATCTCATTCGTACCTTGTCACGCGAAGTAAACTTCATTACAACACAAGACAAAGTGCATCACAACACAAGCTGCAGTGCTCGTAGGTTAGCCATCTACGGTGGAACTGTTGAGAATATGGATGTGGGAAATGTGAGGTCATTTAATGCTATCAACTTTGTTGATATTGTACTGCCTCCACTTCTGACCTTTAAAGTGTTACGAGTACTAGTGCTACAGAATTGTCATTTTCTTGTAGGAGGTTGTCACCTTGAACACCTGGGGAAGTTGGTTCAGCTAAGGTACCTAGGGCTGATGGAAACACCTTTTACCGAGCTCCCAAGTGACATAGGGCATCATCTCAAGTTCTTGCAGACACTGAATATTCAGGACACTGACATAAATGAATTACCATCTTCTGTTGGTGATCTAACCAATCTGATGTGTCTGCGTGCTTCTGAGGGCACAAGGATGATGGGAAGTATAGGGAAGCTGACGTCCCTAGAAGAGCTAGAGCTACACCATGTGGACAAATCCCCAGACTTCACAACGGAGTTCGGAAAGCTCACACAATTGAGGGTGCTGGAAATCAATTTCGATGAGATGGGCGAGAGTGCGCATAGGGCTCTGGTCAAGTCTTTGTGCAACCTGCGTAGAATGCAGACTCTCGAGATCAGGGTTGAGCAGGATGAAGCAGTTCAGGCTGATGGATGGGAAGAGTGGGCTCCCCCTTCAGAGCTCCGAGAGTTGGCACTGCATGACTTGGAATTACCTAGGCGTCCATCATGGATGGATTCGTCTTGTCTTCCCCATGTTTCCTTCATATGGCTCGAAGTGGGGGAGTTGGAACCACAGGATGTGCAAATCCTTGGAAGGATGTCTTCGCTCCGCTTCCTCTGCCTATCAAATCCAATTGCAGACACCCTATCATATACTCTTTGTAGCCACGAGTTCCAGAACTTGACATATCTGCAGACAGACATGGAGATTGTGCGTGGAGAGGGAGCATTGCTGGTGCTTGAAGAATTGGACTGCTATGCTAGCGTGGGAAAAGACATTGGCTTGGCTGGAAATATGCCTTTTCTCAAGGAAGTCACGTACACGCTCGACTGCAGTGATGACCTTTGTGATGAGGAGTTGGAGGCAACAGAGGCCGCTCTGAGGCACGCTGCAGAAACGCACCCCAACCGTCCCAAACTTAAGATATCAAGATCCAACGAAGAG TCTGATGATTCTGACGATGATGACGACAGTGACGATGGATCTGAGGAAGTGTTCTCATCAGATGAAGAAGAG GCTGGTGATACGTTTGGATGCCTTCTGGCTTCTGCAATCTTGCTGGCAGTTGAAAGGAAGTATTATTGGGCTAAATTCATCCATCCAGGAAAGAACTGA